The window AGTCACCCAGTTTCGCATTTCCATGGGATGAAGGTTTGGGTCATTCTCTCTTAGTTTACGAAAATACACGAGTGTTCCTTCAATGGTTTCCATAGCCAAAGACAAGGATTCCTCGTAACTCAGCCCCTCTTGTAAGCCACCCTCTGCCATTGCTTGTAAAAAAGTTAAAACATAAGCCGGACCGGAACCAGAAAGACCAGTCACTGCATCCATCAGTGATTCTTTGGAAACACGGATCTGACTTCCCATTCCACTAAACAGCCGTTCTACGTTTGATACACTGGCATCATCACAAAAGTACGCTATGGCCCCTCGTTCAGAAACCAAAGGAAGATTTGGCATCACTCGAACGGAATACGAACCTTGGGGAGCCGCTTCCAAAATTTGTGAATAGGAAATTCCGGCAGCAATAGAGACAAAGGTAGCTGGTTTCGAAAATTCTTTTAGGACAGGAATCACAAGATTTGGTTTCACAGCGATCACGATCACATCTGTTTCTTTAATTATGGAATCTAAGGTTCCCACGAGGTTCACGCTAGATACAGGAGATTCTTTTAAGTTAGGATCAAATCCATATACCTTGGTTCCTTTTTTGACAAGGGCAGAGGCAATCGCTGCCCCCATCTTTCCAAGGCCTACAACCCCGACTGTTTCAATTGGTTTTTTCTGCATAGTTCCTATCTCCAAAAATCTTTGAACCCACTCTTAAATAGTCGGATCCTAATTCGCAGGCGATTTCATAATCACCACTCATACCCATTGATAATTTTTTATTTGGGTAATATGTATTTCGAAGTTCCGCCAGAAGGGAAAACACTTCCCTCGTCTCTCGTAAATCGCCACTCGAAGGCCCCATACCCATAAACCCTTCCCAAATACAAAATTCGTTTTGATAACTGGAAAGTGTATCTTTCATAGAACGTAAAGTTTCTAAACCCATTCCATGTTTGGTATTTTCTTCGGTAAGGTTGGTTTGCACAAAATACCGAATTTCTTTTTTTTCTTTTTCGGCACGTTTCAGAAGTTCCTTTAAGGAAGAGATACTGCCTACCCCATGAGTATAAGAAAATACACCGAATAACTTTCGTAAGGTACCGGATTGCACAGGGCCAATATGATGTAATTTGACTGAAGTGACAGCTTCTGGAAACTCTTCTCTTAGTTTTGTGAATTTAGAGATGGCTTCCGGGATATAATTTTCGCCGAACTCACGTATCCCTTGTAAATATGCTTCTCGCACCACTTCATAAGGTTTGGTTTTGGAAACGGCAATGAGGACAGGTGATTTGTTCGGGAACAAATCTTTTAAAGAATTTTGGATGGAAAGATACGAAGAACCGTAATCGGACACGATTACTTAGCTAACGCTTTTTCTAAGGATTCAATCCGACGTTCGATTTCCACAAATCGTTTTTCGTTTCGATCGTTTTGAGTAGAAAGTTTTTGTTCTACTGACCGCATCCGCACTTCTAAATTGGAAGATCCAGATTCCTCATAACTATTCTTTTTAGAATTTTGTGAGTAGGTTGTTTCTTTGGATTTAGTTCTTTGTTTTTTAGAAGATACCGAATTTGATTTTTTGTTACGACTTACATAAGTTTTTGAAGGTTTCGAAACTTTGGATTCTTGTTTTTTCGTGACCTTTTCAAAATTCTCTACATCCACTTTTGGTTGTTTGGTGGTCGTTGTAGATTCTTTTAACTCAGAAACTGATTCTTCTTTTTTAGAAGCCTTCTTTGTTTTTTTGGTTTCGTCTTTCGGAGCGAAGGATTCTTCCACTTGGTCTAATTTTTCTTGTAAACGAGAACTTGTATCAACCTTCTCTTTGGATTTGGTCGAGGCTGCCACAGAAACAGAACGTGGGCGCTCTGTCTCAGGTTCCATATCTTCTAAACTAGGGAGTTCTGGGAGTTTAGATCTGTCTTGGCCAGAGTCTTTCGATTCGTTTTTTGTGAACTCTTCTTTCGGAGCCGGGATTCCAGGGTTTTCTCTTTCGATTTCCCGATCCACCATCTCGATATCTCTATTTTTTCCGATGGTTTGGAGTTTTTGGTAAATTTCGTTTCTATAGATAAATGCAAAAATGAACGATGAAAGAAGTAGAACCACTAGAATGGCAGTTGTGAGTATTTTCAAATTGTCGCGGCGGCCCATGACGTGCGGATTCCTTTCCTTTGATAGAAATAGAGTACACGTTTTTGGGTTTTCGAAAAGTGAGAAATCATGAGATTTGCAAAAAAATTTACATTCTGTTTGGGTTTCCTACTCATGATTTCCGATCTTTTGTCTCTTCCGAGACCTCATGATCCCGATGAATCTGGCCGGGTGCAAATTTTAAAATCGGCTCTCACCATTGATACAAGTTACCTCCTCTTTTTGGTAGAAGACTTTGAAGGAGAAAGACCTTGGGATTTTTACCGAGTGGATTCGTTTTTAGCAGTCACTCAATTCGCAGCGAAAGTTCCCAAGTCGGATGCATTTTTACAAGAAACCACCATCTTAAAAGAATCAGGGTATACCAACCTACAAAACCAAACCAGTTTCCTCCTCCAAAGTTATGTAGAAAATCCAAGACTCGACCATTGGGAGGTGAGGCCGAAAGAACCAATTCTTATGCCACTCGGAATGCCCATCCAAGGAATCCTTTGGGTGTATTCAGAAGGTCACCATATCAATCTCAGCATGGGACTTTCTCAGAAAAAATCTAAAGATTTGTATTTTGATTTGGGGACTTTGAACTTTGTGGGTTGGCGCCGGTTGGAATTTAAAATCAACCTTCCCAAAGAAAATACAAGACTCATCCAATCTATGTCCTTCCCTATTTCCTTTGCCTCATTTCGATTAAAAAGTTTGGCTTCACAAAAGAAAGGAGAGTTTCATTTATACTTTGACAATTTGAGTTTTGTGATAGATAAAAGAACTTTCATCTACCCTGGTTCAGAAGTGAATGATACCTGGGGTAACAAACGCTAAATGGTATATTTTTTTTACAACATTCTTGTATTTTTCATCAGTTCTACTTTAACGTTCCTTTCCTTATTTGTAAAAAAGATAAGAGAAGAATTACAAAAAAGAAAACTTTCCTTAGAAAGTATTTTTTCAAAATCTGCTGAAGGTAAATTGGTAGTTTGGCTTCATGCAGCAAGTGTGGGTGAACTGGATCAGGCCCGTGCTCTCACAGAAACCATTCGGAAAAAAAACAAAAATGTTTTTATCATCCAATCTGTTTTTTCTTCTTCCGTAAAAGAATCAACATTTGCCGACCCACTCGCGGATGTGTATTTTTATCTTCCATTGGATACTGCCAATGCTTACGACAAAATATTTTCTCATTTCCGCCCTCAAGTGTTATTGATCATGGCCTGGGACACGTGGCCCAATCTTTTGAAAAAAGCAAAACAGAATGGTACCAAAACTTATTTAACCTGCGCTAGTTTGTCCTCCCAGTCTTCCCGAAAAAATCCTCTTGTTCGATCCTTAACAAAAGCTTCCTTCCAATACCTTACGGGAATTTATCCAAGCCATGAACTGATGGCAAAGGAATTTACAGATCTCATCTCTCCTAAAACCGACTTTATTGTGTTAGGAGATACTCGATTTGAATCGGTACTTGGAAAATTAGAAACCAAATCCCCAAACCCAGCCTTCCTTCGTTTTGTTTCTGAACAAAAAAGTTTTTTAACCCAAAACAAACCCATCATCTTGGGGTCAACTTATGGAATTTGTGAAGAACGATTTACCGCTTATTTAAAAGAAAATTCTGATGATGCGTATTATTGGATATTTCCACATAAATGGGAAGAAAATCGAATGTTTACATGGATTCCTAATTTAGAAAGTTACGGAACCGTTGGAGTGTTTTCAAAACTTAAAGCGGGAGAACCATTACCCAAATTCCTTCTTTTTGATCTTATGGGAATCCTAGCATTTGCCTACCAATACGGAAGTTTTGCTTATGTGGGTGGAGCCTGGTTACATCGTGTTCACAATACCATTGAACCGGCAGCTCTCGGCCTTCCTGTCATTACCGGGCCCAAAATTTCCAATGCTCCCGAAGCTATCGTTATGCAAGAGTTAGGTGGACTATTCAAAGTAGAAAATGAAGCCGAGTTTGTCCAAAAATTCAGCCTGTTGGTTAAGGACAAAGGACTCAGAGAAAAGATGGGTCATGGGAATCGAAACTTTGTTGTAGAAAATAGAGGTGCGTCGGATAAGATTTATAACCGAGTTTTCTCCAATGCCCAAAATTAAAATTGCCGCTGTCACACTCAATACCACTCCCCTAGACTTTTTGGGGAACTATGAATCCATCACTAAGGCAATCGAAAATCCAGAATCAAAAGAAGCAGACTGTATCCTTTTTCCAGAACTTTGTATCTCGGGATATGGATGTGAAGATGCCTTCTACAAACCTTATGTTTGGACTCGTTCAGAAGAAATTATCAAAGAACTAAAATCAATTTCCAAAAATCAAATTTTGATTGTTGGTCTTCCCGTTTTTGTTGGTTCTTTTTTATACAACTGTATGGCTGTGCTTTATGAAGGGAAGGTAGTAGCCCTGGTTCCTAAATTAAATTTAGCAAACACAGGCGTACACTATGAACGGAGATGGTTTCATTCGGAATCTGAATTTATCAATAGAACCATATCTTTTGCGGGGGACGAGGTTCCCTTTGGACATTTTATCTTTCAAACGAAACATTGGAACTTTGGAGTGGAGATTTGTGAAGATAGTTGGTCCGTCCAAAAACCAGCTTCCTTTTATTCCTTACAAGGAACGGATGTTTTGTTTTCCCCTGGTGCCTCTCACTTTGCGATGGAAAAACAAAAGATACGAAGACAAATTTTTACCGAATCCAGTAGAAACCAGTGTAACCTCCAAGTATTTACCAATCTTGTTGGAAATGAATCTGGCCGGATTATCTTTGAAGGAGGAGCAATTTTTGCTTCCACCGGAAACCTTGTCAAAGAAGGGCCCAGGTTATCCTTCACTCCTTTCCAAGTGACTTCTTATGTTTTTGATCCTGATACGATCCGCGCAGCCAAAGCCAGATCGTTTCGTGATTCCAAACCCAATTCTCATAGAACAGAAATTCCAAAAATCCAATTGGAACCATTAGTTGAGAAAAAAGAGGCAAACCTTTTTGGATTTTCGGTTTTAGACAAAAGAAAAGAAAATGAAACGGATACGAGTCCAAGTTCCGTTAGATTCAGTGTTTACGAAGAATTTACAAAAGCGGTTTCTCTTGGTCTCTATGACTATTTAAGAAAATCAAAAACAAAAGGATATACCCTTTCCCTTTCCGGAGGAGCTGACAGTGCCACTTGTGCTTTGCTTGTGAATTCCATGAAAGAAATCGCCAAAGAAGAAAATGGTAATTCTACTTTTCCATCCCTCCAGATAAACGAAAAAGATCTTCTTGTCACCCTCTACCAAAAAACAGAAAACAATTCTTCTCTCACAGAGGAAATTGCAAAAACATTGAGCGAAGAATTAGGTTATCCATTTCATTCCATACCGATCGATCAGGCAGTAGACAGCTCTGTCAAACTGATTGAATCTGTCCTTGGAAAAACTTTGAACTGGAAAGAACATGACTTACCATTACAAAACATCCAAGCCAGGGTTCGTTCTCCTTTAGTTTGGTTACTCGCTAATCTAAACGGGCATTTGCTTTTATCAACAGGAAACAGAAGTGAGGCTGCCGTTGGTTATACAACCATGGACGGAGATTCTTCTGGATCGCTTGCACCACTAGCAGGTGTTAGCAAAGAATTCTTACTCGACTGGTTGGATGATATCCAAAAAGGAAATAACTGTTTCATTACACCCAAAGAATCCATTCGGATTTTACGAAACACAAAACCAACTGCCGAACTCAAACCCCTTTCCGAACACCAAGAAGATGAAAAGGATTTAATGCCTTACCCCATCTTACAATCGATCGAAAGGAAACTTGTGTACTTAGCAGTGAGGGACGATGAATGTTTGGAATCGCTCATCCGAGAATTTCCTTGGGAAAAGCCGGATGTACTTTCTGGTCATATCAAAAAGTTTAAAAAACTATTTATGATTTCACAATGGAAAAGAGAGAGGCTTCCTCCCTCCTTCCATCTGGATGATTACGGCCTGGATCCAAAGTCCAGTTACCGTTATCCCATTTTATCCAACGAAACTTAAAACTAAGGAGAAGAAATTCCTGCCTTTTGGAAAGCGTTCGATGCTTCCTTTTCCACTTGTTCGTTTTGGTATTGGATATTTTTTAAAATCTCTTGGAACTTTTTATCCATCTCTGGATCATCTCCTCCTTGGGATTCAATCAAGTAGTTGATAATTTCCAATCTGTCCTTCCCTTGTTTTTTTACATGGTTGTAATACAAGGTAATGTCTGTGGCATTAGGCGAACCACCAAACACTGAATTTGTGGCACGTGAGAGTTTTTGGTTGAACTCGGACTGCTTTTGTTTGTCTTCGGGAGTCAATCGTTTTGGGATCAAATCGTTGTCCGGAAATTGTTCCCGAAGTTCCTCAAAGGCCTGCATGGCTTCTGGAGGATAGGGTTTTCCTGTTTGCGGATTGATGGGAACTTCTCCTGCTTCCGACCCCGCAAGACTGTTATCTTCTTCATAACGCATCCCACCAGCATTGTAATAGTCGGAATCGAAGATGGAGCCAGCTTCTTCCCCGCGAACACCCAGGCGGTTGGTTCCCTTTGGGGTGCCAGATCCTCCCCCAAATAGGGCTAGGGCCTGCGACCCTCTTTCTTTTTTACGGCGAGCCTCTTCTTCATCTTCTCCACCCATAACGAGGAGGATGAGAAAAAAAAGCCCAATCAGAGAAATGGAGACAAAGAGTAATTTTTTTTGGATTCCCATAGATTGAATTCCTGAAAACTTGGAAGGGCAACGAGAAATAGAATGCGTTTTCCCTCTTTACATCCACTTTACTTTATCTGCATATCTTTACTCTCTTTTTTTAGGTGTGGAATCAATACAGATACGCCCGTAGCACCCTTTGTTTTTCTAGTTCCTCCCAGTGTGCCGCAGATCCTTTCTGTGGTTGCTGTCAATAGCAACATCACCAATGACTACCAAACAGATGTTCTCAATTACAATGTAGATCCTAGACCGGAATACATCCTTCGTTATTATGTTACGAACCGGGAACCTCAGTTTTTAGGTTACAATCTCTATGTGACCACCGCCTTTCCTGGGATCATCCAAACTGTCCAAGGGGAATGGCTGGAAGATGGGGTACAACCAAGTTTCCCTCACTTACCTTACGAAGCTTCCACAGAGTCTTCAAAGATTGTGACCAAAAGGATTCGTTTTGCTGTTCCTCCCCCGGGAGCTGAATTTTTCCAAAAATGCCAAATCTATAACTTTACTTTGCGTTCGATGCTCACGGGTGGACTCATCTCCAATCCATCCACCACATCCAGTACTTGCGCCATTCCCAATAAGGTAAATGACATCCAAACCCTTTGTGCTGTAGGGACTGGTTGTAATACTACCATTTGCGCCAATGCGGCTTGTGGCACTCCCTCAGCCTGTGCTTTAGGAACCGCATGTAACCCTTGTACGAAGGGGAATAATGACCTTGGGTGTTCTTGTCCAGCAGGACAATCCCCTCCTGGATGCCAGTACGTTGGCCCATAAACGAGAGAAAGGTTCTCTTTATGTAGTGGCGACCCCAATTGGAAATTTGGGAGACATCACCCTACGAGCCCTAGAAATTTTTAAAGAAGTCGATCTTGTCCTCTGTGAATCGGCCAAAGAAACCCGTTCCCTTTTTTCCAAATTAGAAATTGTGACTCCTGTTCTTGCACTTTATAAAGATAGTTCCGAATCACCTTACGCCAATGTCCTGGAACAACTCATGAGTGGGAAATCGATGGCCCTAGTTTCCGATGCAGGAACCCCGGGGGTTTCGGACCCAGGAAGCCAAATGGTTCGCACTGCTCGGGAAAAAGGAATCCGGATAGTTCCCGTGCCCGGAGCTTCTGCCCTGACCGCATTACTTTCTGTTTCTGGATTTCAGGTCAATCCCACGTATTTTTTGGGATTCCTCTCTGAAAAACCGAGTAAAAAACGCCGAGAATTAGAAAGAGCATCGGAGATTGATGGACTTGTGGTTTTTTATGAATCGGTTCACAAACTGCCAAGACTCTATCCAATGCTCGAAGAGTTATTTCCGGAAACGGAGGTTCTTGTGGGAAGGGAGTTGACAAAGACCTTTGAAGAGGTACTTTACTATGCAAATCCTAGGGAATTGGCAAAAGAACCGCCAAACGCCAAAGGAGAGTTTGTTTTTCTCTTAAATCATCGAAAAAAAACACTTAAGGGAAATTCGGATTCCTCCGATATGTGATGTAGGAAGAGGACTAAATATATGAACGTCGACAAAGTAGGACGAGTTGGTGGTTACGGATACGAACCCAAAAAAACTCAAAGCCCCAAAGAAACGGAAGCACAAGCTCCGGTAGATACAATTTCTATCTCTGACGCTGCTAAAAAAATTGCATCGGAAGCAAAACTTCAAGCAGAAGTAAAACAAATCGCAAAACAAATCGTACAAGCTCCTCCAGAAGAAGATCGTACGGAAAAAATCAAAGCGATCAAAGAACGATTGAAAAACGGCGACTACGACAATCTCTCAACAGAGATGTTGGATAAAATCTCCGACCAAATCGCGTCAACTTTCCTCGGACAACAGTAAAAGGACGGGTGGTGAGGGATCCTTTTTTATTGTCCTCTCCGAGGATTTCTCTAACTCCGCCGAATCATAATTAGGGGATCGTATGCCAGTTCTCCCCGAATGGATTAATTTTCAATTTCCTCCAAAAATTCACTTCGAAATCGATTGTGGATACAAACTCGGATCTTTTGTCAAAAACATTGGGTCTCGAGTGGTTCTTATCACCACACAGAAAGAACTAGAAAACGCCGAAGAACTTTCCATCATCAAAACTAGTCTCGAAAAACACGCAGAAGGTGTGATCATCTATGATGACATTGTTGACCGAGTTCATTTCAAAGATTTAGATTCCTGCGCTCACTTCCTTAGAATTTCCAATGCCGATTGTGTGGTGGCTTATGGTTCCTTTGAATCAGTAAACGCAGGTAAGGCGGCATCCCTTCTTGCTACCAATGATTTATTTGCAGAAGAATTACTCATCGGTAAAAAACAACCTAAGAAAAAAGGCCTTCCTTTAATTGTAGTTCCGACAAAACCCCTACTCGGAAACGAATGTTCTCCTTTCTTTTCCATCGTAGATGATAAAGATAAAAATAGAAAGTATTTTGCTCACGAATGGGCGTTTCCAGAACTCATTGTCTCTGATCCGAAAATTGGAGCCGGGATGTCTAGTTCCGAAACCGCAAAAACGGGAATCTCCATTCTATCAGCGGCCGTAGACAGTATCCTTTCCAAATATGCGAATGAGATCACGTCCTCCACGGCACTACGTTCCATCGAACTTATCTCCAAAAACATTGTGCCAGCCATTCGGGAACCAAGAAACCTTGGACCGAAGAACTCCATTTATGCAGCAAGTTTACTTGCAGGGATTGCACAATCCACAAGTAGCCTTGGACTTTGTTATGCATTGTCACTGGCAGTAACAACCGTTACCAATCTTGATATCTTTCAAAGTATGTCGATCCTTCTCCCACACGTAATGGAATACAATCTCACCTCATCTGCTGGTAAGTACGTGATGATTGCAAGGGCTCTGGATGAAGATGTCACCAATATTTCCGTGATTGAGGCTGCGATCAAAGCGGTAGAAGGAATTCGTAAAATTTATTTAGAACTTCGCATTCCTCAAAGATTGTCCGAATACGAAGTGAAAAAAATCGACCTTCCAGGGATTGCAACCTTGGCTGCTACCTACTCGTTTCTTGATTGTCTTCCTAGAGAACTTCCTAAAAATGAAATCGAAACCATCCTTGTGGCTGCGTTTTAGGTTCCCTTGATCCAACTGACGGAATTCGAAAAAAAACTATTAGAAACCTTTACTCTCAGTGATCGTGATGCCAGAAGATTACAAAGAGTCATACAAGACCTATCGATTGTAGTCGGAATGGAACATGAAGAGATTTATGACTTCATGCGGTTTGGTGTGGAAAATGAGTTGGAAATTTTAAAAACAGATTATAATTGGGAACACTTTCGGATTCGAATTCAGAAAAAACTGAAAAAATCTCCACCCCTTTGATTTACAGGCAAGGAAACAATTACCATTTCTTTTTAGCCACTGCTGACTCTGTGGCTCGGTTCCAAACGGACAAAAACCCCTTCTACCCTATCCCAAAGAAAAAAATCCCAGAACTACCTTCTGTGACTTCCGACCCAATTCTTTTTCCTCAATTTTTATACGAGTTACAATACAACAGACAAACCTTTGTTTCCCAATCTGTTTTTACACCAACTTACATGGGTAGTACGAAAGTCCCAAAAGATACAGAATCCAAACCAAAACCAGGATTTTTCCCGTTAACCTTTCAGATTGGCGGAATCCGTAACTCCCCATCCTTTCTTTACCGTGGAAAACGAGACAAGTTCCAATCGGCAAAGTATCTATCACTTAGAGACATCATAAACCCAGAACTCTCTGAAAACTTAGTGCGGGAAAAAATTGAGTCTCTGTATTTTGATGTAAAAAGTAAAACTTACCTCTTTCGTTTGGTATCCATTCTATTTTCAGGAACACCAAAAGAAGAAGAAACAATTGTTTCCAATTTATTTCGCCATGAACCAGAATTTGCCAAATTCTTAAACAAACAGATGTTTACTGTAGAAATGATTCCACTCATTCATGGAAACTTTTTACAAGAGATACTTCGTGACCACGACGAAAGGTATACCAAATCCATTCTCCCGAGTCTTTCCAAACCAGTCATGGAAGTGGTTCGTTCTTCTATCTCCAAAAACAAAATGAAACAAATTTTAGATGGGCCATCAAAAAAACCTCCAGAGGGAGAAGATTTGATTTCCATCATAGAAACAGAACTCTTCAAACGATTTGCAAGGAATATCTATTACGAAGAAGGAAGTATCTTTACTTACCGGGAAAATGGCGAAGAGGAACGAAAAGAAGAAGTGTCCTTTACAGGTTCCGAAAAGTTTAATTTTTTTATAGATGGTCACTCGCTTCAGTTTTATGGACGTACAACCACCAAACTATTTTTTAAAACGAACGACTGGATCGATGCCTTACGATTTGATTTTTTCTTGTCTCGTAAAGAAATCGAAACAACCGAATTCCATCGGTTGCCACCGAACCTACTCATTGAAATTCCCTACTATACAACGGGAATTTTTCTTGTTGGTGGTGGGGTAACCAAAGAGAGAAAACCATTTGAATTTTCCCTTCTTTGGTTTGATTACTAATGATTGCTAATGAGGAAAACTTTTACCTTGGAATTTTAAGGTTTGGCTTGTTGCATTTTTTTCAATTTTTATATAGTTATAAATGTTATTATCGATGGCGACAGCTTTGTAATTGGTTCTTTTTCCAATCCAATCAGAATCCAATAAGATAGGATCCGTAATTTCCAAAGTTACCATTTCAAATTCACAATCACCAGTCCAAACTAATTTATTTTTTACATACAACTGATCGATCACTCGATGAAAGTTGATCAATTCCTCAGTGATTTCAACATGAATGACAAGGGTATTTTCACCAAAGTGAATTGTTTCTATATAATACCCTGGTTTAAATTTACAATTGAGATTTGGTTTCACCTTTTGGAAGTTAATCGAATCAAGCGAACTGATTGTTAAAAACAGTAAGAAAATGATTAGGTGGATTTTTTTTAATTTTTTCATCATTTGATTAACATTCACACTCTTTACCTAATAACCATTCAACCTTAGAGAACCGCACCAAACTAATTTCCTGTTTTCACTCGTGAAATCGCCCAGTTCCATTTATCAATTTCTTCTTTTCGTTCCGATTCTTTCATCTTAGGCAGAAATTGGGTTGTTTTGGTTTCTTCTTTTCTAAGGCTAGCAACCGATTTAAAAAAACCACGTTCGAGTCCTGCAAGGTATGCGGCACCAAGCACTGTTGTATCAACATTTTGTGGTCGGATGACTTTGGTTCCGAGAATGTCTGCTTGGAACTGCATAAGCCATGCATTCGAAGTGGCTCCCCCATCCACACGTAAAAACTTCAATGGTTTTCCCGTTTCTTTTTCCATGGCATGGGCAAGTTCATAGGATTGTAAGGCAATGGCTTTG of the Leptospira kanakyensis genome contains:
- the proC gene encoding pyrroline-5-carboxylate reductase; translation: MQKKPIETVGVVGLGKMGAAIASALVKKGTKVYGFDPNLKESPVSSVNLVGTLDSIIKETDVIVIAVKPNLVIPVLKEFSKPATFVSIAAGISYSQILEAAPQGSYSVRVMPNLPLVSERGAIAYFCDDASVSNVERLFSGMGSQIRVSKESLMDAVTGLSGSGPAYVLTFLQAMAEGGLQEGLSYEESLSLAMETIEGTLVYFRKLRENDPNLHPMEMRNWVTSPGGTTIHGLDALERGGFSTAVRDAIKRATERSKELGKG
- a CDS encoding YggS family pyridoxal phosphate-dependent enzyme — protein: MSDYGSSYLSIQNSLKDLFPNKSPVLIAVSKTKPYEVVREAYLQGIREFGENYIPEAISKFTKLREEFPEAVTSVKLHHIGPVQSGTLRKLFGVFSYTHGVGSISSLKELLKRAEKEKKEIRYFVQTNLTEENTKHGMGLETLRSMKDTLSSYQNEFCIWEGFMGMGPSSGDLRETREVFSLLAELRNTYYPNKKLSMGMSGDYEIACELGSDYLRVGSKIFGDRNYAEKTN
- a CDS encoding flagellar filament outer layer protein FlaA; this translates as MRFAKKFTFCLGFLLMISDLLSLPRPHDPDESGRVQILKSALTIDTSYLLFLVEDFEGERPWDFYRVDSFLAVTQFAAKVPKSDAFLQETTILKESGYTNLQNQTSFLLQSYVENPRLDHWEVRPKEPILMPLGMPIQGILWVYSEGHHINLSMGLSQKKSKDLYFDLGTLNFVGWRRLEFKINLPKENTRLIQSMSFPISFASFRLKSLASQKKGEFHLYFDNLSFVIDKRTFIYPGSEVNDTWGNKR
- a CDS encoding 3-deoxy-D-manno-octulosonic acid transferase, which gives rise to MVYFFYNILVFFISSTLTFLSLFVKKIREELQKRKLSLESIFSKSAEGKLVVWLHAASVGELDQARALTETIRKKNKNVFIIQSVFSSSVKESTFADPLADVYFYLPLDTANAYDKIFSHFRPQVLLIMAWDTWPNLLKKAKQNGTKTYLTCASLSSQSSRKNPLVRSLTKASFQYLTGIYPSHELMAKEFTDLISPKTDFIVLGDTRFESVLGKLETKSPNPAFLRFVSEQKSFLTQNKPIILGSTYGICEERFTAYLKENSDDAYYWIFPHKWEENRMFTWIPNLESYGTVGVFSKLKAGEPLPKFLLFDLMGILAFAYQYGSFAYVGGAWLHRVHNTIEPAALGLPVITGPKISNAPEAIVMQELGGLFKVENEAEFVQKFSLLVKDKGLREKMGHGNRNFVVENRGASDKIYNRVFSNAQN
- the nadE gene encoding NAD(+) synthase is translated as MPKIKIAAVTLNTTPLDFLGNYESITKAIENPESKEADCILFPELCISGYGCEDAFYKPYVWTRSEEIIKELKSISKNQILIVGLPVFVGSFLYNCMAVLYEGKVVALVPKLNLANTGVHYERRWFHSESEFINRTISFAGDEVPFGHFIFQTKHWNFGVEICEDSWSVQKPASFYSLQGTDVLFSPGASHFAMEKQKIRRQIFTESSRNQCNLQVFTNLVGNESGRIIFEGGAIFASTGNLVKEGPRLSFTPFQVTSYVFDPDTIRAAKARSFRDSKPNSHRTEIPKIQLEPLVEKKEANLFGFSVLDKRKENETDTSPSSVRFSVYEEFTKAVSLGLYDYLRKSKTKGYTLSLSGGADSATCALLVNSMKEIAKEENGNSTFPSLQINEKDLLVTLYQKTENNSSLTEEIAKTLSEELGYPFHSIPIDQAVDSSVKLIESVLGKTLNWKEHDLPLQNIQARVRSPLVWLLANLNGHLLLSTGNRSEAAVGYTTMDGDSSGSLAPLAGVSKEFLLDWLDDIQKGNNCFITPKESIRILRNTKPTAELKPLSEHQEDEKDLMPYPILQSIERKLVYLAVRDDECLESLIREFPWEKPDVLSGHIKKFKKLFMISQWKRERLPPSFHLDDYGLDPKSSYRYPILSNET
- a CDS encoding LIC_20245 family lipoprotein, with the protein product MGIQKKLLFVSISLIGLFFLILLVMGGEDEEEARRKKERGSQALALFGGGSGTPKGTNRLGVRGEEAGSIFDSDYYNAGGMRYEEDNSLAGSEAGEVPINPQTGKPYPPEAMQAFEELREQFPDNDLIPKRLTPEDKQKQSEFNQKLSRATNSVFGGSPNATDITLYYNHVKKQGKDRLEIINYLIESQGGDDPEMDKKFQEILKNIQYQNEQVEKEASNAFQKAGISSP
- a CDS encoding LIC11073 family putative lipoprotein gives rise to the protein MRFPSLHPLYFICISLLSFFRCGINTDTPVAPFVFLVPPSVPQILSVVAVNSNITNDYQTDVLNYNVDPRPEYILRYYVTNREPQFLGYNLYVTTAFPGIIQTVQGEWLEDGVQPSFPHLPYEASTESSKIVTKRIRFAVPPPGAEFFQKCQIYNFTLRSMLTGGLISNPSTTSSTCAIPNKVNDIQTLCAVGTGCNTTICANAACGTPSACALGTACNPCTKGNNDLGCSCPAGQSPPGCQYVGP
- the rsmI gene encoding 16S rRNA (cytidine(1402)-2'-O)-methyltransferase, whose translation is MAHKREKGSLYVVATPIGNLGDITLRALEIFKEVDLVLCESAKETRSLFSKLEIVTPVLALYKDSSESPYANVLEQLMSGKSMALVSDAGTPGVSDPGSQMVRTAREKGIRIVPVPGASALTALLSVSGFQVNPTYFLGFLSEKPSKKRRELERASEIDGLVVFYESVHKLPRLYPMLEELFPETEVLVGRELTKTFEEVLYYANPRELAKEPPNAKGEFVFLLNHRKKTLKGNSDSSDM
- a CDS encoding flagellar biosynthesis anti-sigma factor FlgM; amino-acid sequence: MNVDKVGRVGGYGYEPKKTQSPKETEAQAPVDTISISDAAKKIASEAKLQAEVKQIAKQIVQAPPEEDRTEKIKAIKERLKNGDYDNLSTEMLDKISDQIASTFLGQQ
- a CDS encoding iron-containing alcohol dehydrogenase, which codes for MPVLPEWINFQFPPKIHFEIDCGYKLGSFVKNIGSRVVLITTQKELENAEELSIIKTSLEKHAEGVIIYDDIVDRVHFKDLDSCAHFLRISNADCVVAYGSFESVNAGKAASLLATNDLFAEELLIGKKQPKKKGLPLIVVPTKPLLGNECSPFFSIVDDKDKNRKYFAHEWAFPELIVSDPKIGAGMSSSETAKTGISILSAAVDSILSKYANEITSSTALRSIELISKNIVPAIREPRNLGPKNSIYAASLLAGIAQSTSSLGLCYALSLAVTTVTNLDIFQSMSILLPHVMEYNLTSSAGKYVMIARALDEDVTNISVIEAAIKAVEGIRKIYLELRIPQRLSEYEVKKIDLPGIATLAATYSFLDCLPRELPKNEIETILVAAF